The Natribaculum luteum genome contains the following window.
CGACACCCGCGACGTCGGAGCCGGTGATCCAGGGCAGGTCGCCAGGCGGGTACGACCCCTCGCGGAAGTAGGTGTCGACGGGGTTGACCGCCCCTGCTTCGACGCGAACGAGGAGTTCGTCGGCAGCCGGTTGGGGTCGGTCGATCTCGTCGACGGTCAGTACCTCGGGTCCGCCGTGGTCGTGGTATCGAACGGCGCGCATACGGACACGAAGAACGGCCGTCGTAAAAACGTCCGCGAGGCGTGCTCGAGTGGGTTCATACTGCCGGACAACACGGTTCAGACATCGATCGCACTCGAGACGCTGTCGTCGCTGACGACAGCCGTCGAGACGCGATCGAGTAGTCACTGACTGTTGTCCGGTAGTATCAGAACAGCCCGGTGATCGTCCCGTCCGCCTCGAGGTCGACGTCCGTCGCGGCGGGGTCAGACGGCAACCCGGGCATCGTCAGCACGTCGCCGGTGAGCGCGACGAGAAAGCCCGCGCCGGCCGCTGGCCGAATCTCGCGGACGGTGAGCGTCCAGTCGGTCGGGACGCCCGTTCGTTCGGGGTCGTCCGACAGCGAGTACGGCGTCTTCGAGAGACAGACCGGCAGCTCCTCGAGTCCGAGCCGTTCGATCCGCTCGAGATCGTCGGGTGCCGAGTCGACGTACTCGACGTCTCGAGCGCCGTAGACCTCGGTCGCGACGGTCTCGATCGCCTCGCGGACCGTCGCAGAGGAGTCGTACAGCGGCTGTCCCCGTCCCGGTTCGTCGACGGCGTCGGTCACCAGCTGGGCGAGTTCCGTGCCACCCTCGCCGCCGTCCCGGTGGACCGTCGATTCGGCGGCCGGAATCCCCCGCTCGGCGAACGCCTCGAGGACGGCGTCGACCTCCTCGTCTGTATCCTGGGGGAAGCGGTTGAGCGCGACGACGACGGGCATCCCGAGGCGCTCGAGGATCTCGACGTGGGCGAGCGCGTTCTCGAGGCCGTCCAGGGCGGCCTCGACGTCGGGTTCGGCCAGTCGCTCTGTCTCGCTCGGCCACATCGACAGCCCCTGGCGTTTCAGCGCGCGGACGGTGACGACCAGCACCGCGGCCTCGGGTGCGAGCCCCGTCTGGCGGGTGACGACGTCGACGAACTTCTCCGCACCGAGTTCCGAGCCGAACCCGCCCTCGGTGACGAGGTACTCGGCACCCGCGAGTCCGACGCGGTCGGCGATCGCCGTGTTCGTCCCGTGGGCGATGTTGGCGAACGGGCCGCCGTGGACGAACGCGGGGACGCCCTCGATCGTCTGGACGAGGTTCGGACGCAACGCGTCGCGAAGCAGAGCGGCGACGGCACCGCCGACCTCGAGGTCGGCGACCGTGACGGGGTCGCCGTCGCGGTCGTAGGCCACGACGATGCGCTCGAGTCGCGCCTTCAGGTCCGCGTAGTCCTCGGCGAGGCCGAGCGTCGCCATCAGTTCCGAGGCGGCGGTGATCTGGAAGCCGCCTTCCCGCGGGACGCCGTTTGCCTGCCCGCCGAGACCCAGGACGATCTCCCGGAGTGCGCGGTCGTTGACGTCGAGCGCTCGAGGCCAGGTGACCGATCGCGAATCGATCGGCGGATCGGCTCCGTGGTGGAGGTGTGCGTCGACCGCGGCGGCGACGAGGTTGTGAGCCGACGTGAGCGCGTGGATGTCACCGGTGAAGTGGAGGTTGATGTCCTCCATCGGGAGGACCTGCGAGTAGCCGCCGCCGGCAGCGCCACCCTTGATGCCGAAGACGGGGCCGAGGGAGGGCTCTCGAATCGCGACCGCCGCCGACTCGCCGCGTTTGGCGAGTGCCTGGCCGAGTCCGACCGTCGTGACGGTCTTTCCCTCGCCCTGGGGCGTCGGCGTCATGGCCGTGACGAGGACGAGGTTCCCCGTCGCTTCGCGCTCGAGCGCCCGCTGGAGCGCGTCGACCGACGGCTTCGCGACGTGGTCTCCGTAGCGCTCGAGGTCGTCCGGCTCGAACCCAAGCTTCGCTGCGACGTCGGAGATCGGGCTGGGCGCTGCCGCACGTGCGATCTCGAGGTCGTCCGGTACGCTCTCGTCTTCGTCTTCCGGGTGGGGATCTGGTGGCGACATACCCGATCGTACGAGGGCCGGGGACAAACGTTCTGGCTGCCGTTCTCGTTCGACGGGAACGACGACCGAATCGGCCACGCGGACAGTCGCTTTCGTCGACTCGTGTGAACCCTTTTGGCCGTTCGAGGCGAAGATCGGCTGTACAGCGGGTGTAAGTATGGAAAAGAACGTGGGCGGGATCGATCGAACCACACGCATCGTCGTCGGAGCGTTCCTCACTGTCGCCGGAGTCGCCGGACTGGCCGGCTACTGGGCCGTCGGCATCGCGATCGGTGTCGCAGCGCTTCTGGTCGGAGTGATCCTCGTCGTGACCGGTACGACCCAGAAGTGCCCGATCAACGAAGCCGCAGGCGTCGACACGACTCGGTGACGGATCGACGGCGCGTCGGCGCTCGAGAGCGCTCGAGACGCACCGAATAGACGTAGTCGGCAGACGGCCAATCGAATCGCCGGGGACCACAGATTCTTGCCCGATCGTTGCGAGTGTCCGTGCATGGCCGACGAGTTCGACGTCCTCGTGCTCCGCAAGGGGACGCACGGAACGCCAGTCGAGGAGTACGCAGCGGCGATCAGAGAGCGACTGCCCGAGACGGACGTTCGCCTCGCACGGACGCCCGCCGAGGAGCGCGAGGCGATCCGGGACGCGCGGTTCGTCACCGGCATGACTCTCGAGGAGGAGCTGCTCGAGACCGCCGCCGACCTCGAGGTCTTCGCGTGTGCCTACGCGGGGACGGGTCACCTCCCGCTCGAGCGCCTCCGGGAACGGGGCGTCACGGTGACGAACGCCTCGGGCGTCCACGGGCCGAACATGGGCGAGCACGTCCTCGGGTCGATCCTCTCGTTCACCCGTCGGTTCCACGTGGGCGCGCGCCGACAGCGACGCCGGGAGTGGCGCCACTACCGGGCCCACGAACTCCAGGGATCGACCGTCACCGTGGTCGGACTCGGCGCGATCGGGCGGGCGGTCGTCGAGCGCCTCGAGCCCTTCGGCGTGGAGACGATCGGCGTCCGGTACACCCCCGAGAAGGGTGGGCCAACCGACGAGGTGGTCGGCTTCGACGACGACGCCGTCCACGACGCGCTCGCACGAACGGATTACCTCGTGCTCGCGTGTCCGCTGACGGACGCGACGCGCGGGTTGATCGACCGCGAGGCGTTCGTCACGCTGCCGCCGGAGTCGGTGCTCGTGAACGTCGCTCGCGGCCCCGTCGTCGACACCGACGCACTCGTCGAGGCGCTTCGGTCGAACTGGATCCGCGGGGCCTCTCTCGACGTCACCGATCCCGAACCGCTGCCCGAAGACCACCCGCTGTGGACGTTCGAGAACGTCCAGATCACGCCACACAACGCCGGACACACGCCGAAGTACTACGAACGACTGGCCGACATCGTCGCCGAGAACGTCGACCGGATTCGCGAGACCAGCGAGACGGACGGTCTCGAAAACCAGGTCCTGCCCTGACTCGCGGGTTCATATCGCCTGCTGTACCTGTTTCCCGGCGCACCCGCAAGCCGTCCGGCGGTTGCCCCAGAACTGACGTACAGCAGACGGTATCAGGCTCCGGTCTCGCTTCCGGCGCGCTCGAGTCGACGCGGGTTTATCACATTCGAGGCCGAACCCTCGGCCAGCATGGATTCACCACGAGTTCGTCGCGTCTCGAGGCGACACGAGAGGGCTGCACACGAGAACGACGGCGTCCACCGGGCGGTGACCTCGCGATGACGCTCTCGTTCGACGGGCGGGTGATCGTCCCCGTCGCCGATCCGGACGACGCCGAACGGACCGCGGCCACGCTCGCACCGAAGATCGAACCGACGGGTACTGCCGTCGTCGTCTACGTCGTCGAGAAAGCCGGCGGCGGCATCGACAAGGCGTCGGTCGAACAGCGCGAGGGGTACGCCGAGCGGATCTTCGAGCGCGCCCGCCAGCCGCTCGAGGCGGCGGACGTCCCGGTCGAGACCGAGATTTTGTACGGGACCGACGTCGTGGAGACGATTTTCGACGGGGCGATCGACTGGGACGCGGACGCGGTGGCGTTCGTACCGCGACAGAGCAATCGTCTCGTGGAACTGCTGACGGGCGACGTGGCCCGAAAACTGGTCAGGAACGCAGAGATACCCGTCGTCGCTCTCCCGCAGGACGGCGAGTGAGCTAGAGGTAGCCCTTCTCGAGCAAGAGTTCGCCGTTCAGGACGCTCGCGCCGGCAGCCCCGCGGATCGTGTTGTGGGCGAGACAGTTGTACTGGAGACCGAACGTCGACTCGCGGATGCCGCCGGCGGCGATGGCCATGCCGTCGCCGAGCGTGCGGTCGAGTCGCGGCTGTGGGCGGTCGGGTTCGTCGAAGACCTCGATGAGCTGGTCGGGCGAGGACGGCAGGTCGATCGAGGGGTACTCCCGCATCGCATCGGCGGCCTCCACGGGAGTGAGTTCGTCTTCGGTCTCGACGAAGACGTTCTCGAGGTGGCCGTCGATCGTCGGGATGCGGTTACACGAGGCCCCGACCTCGACGTCGTTCAGCTCGAGTTCGGCCCCGTCGAACGTGCCGAGCAGTTTGCGCGATTCGGTCTCGAGTTTGTCCTCCTCGCCGCCGATGTAGGGGATGGCGTTGTCGATGATCTCCATCGAGGTGACGCCGTCGTAGCCCGCACCGGAGACTGCCTGCAGGGTGGCGACGTGGACGGTCTCGAGGCCGTACTCGGCGAGGGCGGCGAGCGTGGGGACGAAGGTGATCGTCGAGCAGTTCGGGTTCTTCACCATCGCGCCGTCCCAGCCGCGTTCGTCGCGCTGGACCTCGAGCAGGTCGATGTGGTCGGCGTTGACCTCGGGGATGACCAGCGGCACGTCTTCTGCCATCCGCGCGTTCGAGGAGTTCGAGGAGAGCACGTAGCCAGCCTCACAGAAGCCGGGTTCGACCTCGGCACCGACGCTCGAGGGAAGCGACGAGAAGAGCAGATCGACGTCGTCGGGAACCTCGTCGGGATCAGTCGCCGTGACGGTCATCTCGGCGACGTCCTCGGGAATGGGGCTGTCGACGCGCCACTTGGCCACGTCGCGGTACTGTTCGCCCGCGCTCGAGTCGCTCGCGGTGAGTGCGGCGATCTCGAAGTCGGGGTGTGGGTCGAGGAGTCCGATCAATCGCTGTCCGACGGCGCCGGTCGCGCCAAGTACGCCAACTCGTACTGCCATTGACGGCCCTCGGTGACGGTGGTCTAAAACCATTTGGGTCGTGTCACGGTTTGCATCGGCCGGAACGCCGCGGTCGGCACTCGCCGGACACGAGGCGGTGGCCGACGCTCGCGATCGGCGTCGACGGGGGACGGCGTCGCAACTCGAGGGACGGAGAATCGAGACGAGAATCCAGTTTACGCCGGAACCTGTGCGCCCTTCTTGCGGGTGACGTAGCCCGCGATCCGGTTGCGAACGCCCTTCGAGTCGATGTTGGTCAGCTTCTCGACGCTGTCTTTGTTCTGTTCGAAGTCGGTCGTAAACGCGTCCGGGTATCGCTCGAGCAGGATGTTCCCGGTCTTCTTGACGTAGGCCGGTTTGATTGCCATACAGAGTGGTTCCGTCTAGAGGCCCTTATAACGCACCATTTCTGCTGATCGACGACCCGGGTTCATACGGACCGCTGTAAGTACTTACCGCAGCGACCGCCCGACGGGACGCGGTCGCTGCGGAAAATAGTTACAGCAGACCGCATCAGTCGTCCGACTGGATCACGCCGAGTGCGGCCGCGATCTGTCTCGCGAAGCCCGCCTCGACGACGACCGTCACGAGGATGACCAGAAAGACCGTGCCGAGCAGGACCTCCGCACCCGCGGGATCGGAGGGCGGCGTCTCCGTCTCGAGGCGGATGGCAAAGAGGGTCGCGACCGATGCGGGGACGATCCCCCGAGGCCCGACGAAGCTGATGAACAGCCGTTCGTGGGTCGAGAACCCTCCACCGGCCGTCGAGACGAAGACGAGCAGCGGGCGAAGCAGCAGCGTCAACACGGCGACGACCGCGAGGCCGGCGACGCCGAGCGCGAGGAGTTCCGAGAACTCGAGCAACGCCGCGAGCGTGATGAAGACGAACGAGAGGACGAGCAGCGTCACGTCCTGGTTGAACTGCAGGATGCTCTCCCGGTGGGGGAGTTCGAGGTTCCCGAGGGTAAAGCCCGCGGTGGCTGCGGCCGCGATGCCGGCCTCCGAGAACACCGAGTCCGCGATCGCAAAGGCGACGACTGCTCCGGCCAGCGCGAGTAACCGGGCCGTCTGTGGTGCCGCCTGCTCCGGGAGGTCGACCCGCGTGAGGAGATACCAGACGACGCCCGCGATCGCGAGGCCGGTGAGGATTCCCATCCCGAGGCGCTGTGCGAACAGGAAGACGTACCCTCTTGGCGCGAGTTCCTGGGCCGTCATCGCCTTGAAGAGGACGATCGCGAGGATCGCCGCGGTGACGTCGTTGACGATCCCTTCTGTCTCGAGCGTCGTCGCGACCTCCTCGCGGACGGGAACGACCGCGAGGATCGGCGTGATGACCGTCGGCCCGGTCGCGACCAGCAGCGCGCCGACGAGAAGCGAGACGTCCAGACTCGCCCCGAGCAGGAGCCGGACGGTCAGGGCGGTCCCGACGAACGCCATCGCCGCGCCGACCGTGATCAACCACCAGACCGCCCGCGGTGCGTTTCGGACGGTCTCGTGCTCGAGTCGGAACGATCCCTCGAAGACGATGATGGCGACGCTCACCCCGACGATCGTCGAGAGCGCCTCCCCGAAGGTGTCGGTCGTGATGACGCCGAGTCCCTCGGGGCCGATGGTGACGCCCGCGACGATGAGAAACAGCACGCTGGGGACGCGGTACTTCGCGGCGAGAAACTGGGCTGTGACGCCGAATGCGACGATGGCCGCGACGAGCGCGATGAGGTCGAGGTCGACGTGGACGGACACCGGTTCACCGACCCCCTCGACTGCGACGTTCGACGTGGTACTCGTCGGACGAACTGCCGATCCGCCATCGCGAACCGTGCGTCACGGCCGCCCGGCGCTGGCCGGATGTCGCGACCGACATGGCCCGTGCTACGACACCCACCGACAAAATCCTCATCCCCTTCCGCACGTGGGGGTCCACCTGCAGTCGATCCACCGCGGTCGCGGGAACTATGTACGCGCCGCCCCGACCACACGACGTGGCTCCGATCGAACTCGAGTACGAAGACGGGACGATCCGCGTCGACGGCGGCGACGCACTCGAGGCGATCCCGTGGCTCGAGGCCGACCAGCGAACGGGAGGCCGTCGCGCGCCGGCGTACCGATACGCCGACCTCCGCGCAACGCTGGACGACAGCGGCCTCGAGTACGTCGATCGCGTCCTCGACCTCGATTCCCTCTCGGCGCTTCACTCGGCGTACGAACTGCGGTCCTACCAGCGCGAGGCGCTCGACGACTGGCTCGCGACCGATCGCTGGGACGGCCGCGAGACCTCGACGCGAGCGCCAGCGGGCGTGCTCGAGTTGCCGACCGGCAGCGGGAAGACGGTCGCCGCGCTGAAGGCGATCGAACGGCTCGCCGTGCCGACGCTCGTGGTCGTTCCCACGATCGACCTGCTAGAGCAGTGGGCACGCGAACTCGAGCGGGAGTTTTCGCTCCCGGTGGGACGGTTCGGCGGCGGCGAACAGCGACGCGAGGCGATCACGGTCTCGACGTACGACTCGGCGTACCTGAAAGCCGACGTCGTCGGCGACCGGTTCGGCTGCGTCGTCTTCGACGAGGCCCACCACCTCGGCGGCGAGGGCTACCGGGAGATCGCCCGCCTGCTCGCCGCTCCCGCACGGCTGGGTCTCACCGCGACGTTCGAACGCCCCGACGGTGCACACGAGGTGATCGAGGACGTCGTCGGGCCGCGCTGTCACCGCGTCGCCGTCGACGAACTCGCCGGCGACCACCTCGCCGACTACGACGTCAAGCGACTCGAGGTGTCGCTGATGCCCGAAGAACGCGAGGAGTACGACCGGAACCAGGAGGTGTTTACGAACTACCTCGCACGGTCGAACCTCCAGCTTCGAAGCGGCTCGGACTACCGGGAACTGGTCAAACGCTCCGGCTCCGATCCCAGGGCGCGCGAGGCCCTGCTCGCCAAACAGCGCGCCCGCGAGATCGTCTTCGGCAGCGAGGCGAAAGTCGACGCGCTCGAGGAGATCCTCGACGACCACCGCGACGATCGGACCATCGTCTTCACCGCGTACAACGACCTCGCGTACGACGTCGCCGAGCGGTTCCTGATCCCGGCGATCACCCACCAGACGGGGGCGAGCGAGCGCCGAGAGATCTTGGAGCGGTTCCGCGAGGGAACCTATTCGCGCGTGGTGACCTCGAACGTACTCGACGAGGGCGTCGACGTACCCGACGCCAACGTCGCGGTCGTGCTCTCGGGCAGCGGCAGCGAGCGCGAGTTTACCCAGCGCCTCGGTCGCATCCTCCGGCCGAAAGCCGACGGCGGCCGCGCCCTGCTGTACGAGGTCGTCAGCGGCGATACCGCCGAGGAACGCGTCGCCGACCGCCGTCACTGATCCGACTGCCGGACTACTCGAGTATCGTGCCGACTGCACCAGCCGCACAGCAACCGTGCTCGTCGAACGGCCGCGTCCGGGTGACTTTTGGCGACGTCGCTCCCACCAGTGAGTAGATGCTGACGAAGGACCTGTTGCGCGTCTCTCGGGCCGGCGGTGGCTTCCACCCGCAGTTCGCCGGACGCGAACACCGGCCGCTTGCCGCCCGGGTCATCGGAACGTTCCAGGGCCACGTCGGCGAATCGCGCGAGCGCCTCGAGTCCGCGCTCGCCGATCTGGAGCGCGACGCGGACGACTACAAACTCGTCCGCGGCTTCGCGGCGCTGCTCGAGCGCGAGTCGACTTTCGAGACGCGGGCAGCGATCGATCCCGTCCGGGCGCGCCGAGCGACGTTCCGGGCGGCCGAGGCCGTCGGCGTCGTGACGGCCGACGAGCGGGAGACGGCACTCGAGCAGGTGGGCGAGTCACTCGGCGTCTCGGCAGACGACCTCGAGGCGTCGCTGTACGCCGACCTCGACGAGCGACAGGTCCTCGCGGCGGTCGACTCCCGGTGGGACCCCGACGGCCTGGTCGCCCAGTACAACCTCTCGCTGGCCCAGACGGCGCTGTTCGACGCGACCGAAGTCCGGGTACGCTCGAGCGATCCGAAGGCGCTCGTCTCGGCGATCAAGCGCCTCCGGCTGATGTACGAGATTCGAAAGACGGCAGCCGGACGCGAGGTCGTCGTCACGGGCCCGACGCACCTCTTTCGGGCCACGCGCCGGTACGGGACGCGCTTCGCTCGCCTGCTCCGGACGGTAGCCAGAGCCGAGGAGTGGCACCTCGAGGCGACGATCGACGACCGGGGCACCGAACGTCCGCTCGACCTCTCCCACGAGGATCCGATTCGCGTCCCCGACGCCGCCCCCGTCGCGACGGTGTCGTTCGACAGCGGCGTCGAGGCCGACTTCGCCGCTCGATTTTCGAACCTCGATCTCCCGTGGGACCTCGTTCGCGAACCCGAACCGCTCGCGACGGGAACCCGGGTGATGATCCCCGACTTCGCGTTCGACTACCGCTACGGGCGTCCCGACTCGAGCGCAGCGAACGAGTCATGCGACGGCGACTTTCGCGTCTACTTCGAGATCATGGGCTTCTGGACGCCCGAGTACGTCGAGAAGAAGCTCTCGCAACTCGAGTCGGTCGAAGACGTGGACCTGCTTGTGGCCGTCGACGAGTCGCTGGGCGTCGGCGAGGAGATCGCGGCTCGCGACCACCGGGCGATCCCCTACACCGACACCGTCCGCGTCAAGGACGTCGTGGACGTTCTCCGGGAGTACGAACGGGACCTGGTCGCCGAAAGCGCCGCCGCCCTGCCCGACGAACTCGTGCCCGACGAGGACGTGATCTCCCTCGCCGACCTCGCGGCCCGACGCGGCGTCAGCGAGGAGGCGCTCGCGGACGCGTCGTTTCCCGATCACGAACTCGTCGGCCGGACGCTGGTCCGCCCTCGCGTCCTCGAGGACCTGGCCGACGACCTCGAGGCGGGAATGGCACTCGGGGACGCCGAGGCGATCCTCGACGACGCCGGCCTGACGGATTCGAGCGCGGCGCTGTCGCGGCTCGGCTACCGCGTCGAGTGGGAGGGGCTGTCGGGCGGGACCGTCCGCGAACGTTGATCTGACGGCGCGGCCGATCGGCAGCGAGTTCGACTCGAGCAACCACGACTGGGC
Protein-coding sequences here:
- a CDS encoding DUF790 family protein, which produces MLTKDLLRVSRAGGGFHPQFAGREHRPLAARVIGTFQGHVGESRERLESALADLERDADDYKLVRGFAALLERESTFETRAAIDPVRARRATFRAAEAVGVVTADERETALEQVGESLGVSADDLEASLYADLDERQVLAAVDSRWDPDGLVAQYNLSLAQTALFDATEVRVRSSDPKALVSAIKRLRLMYEIRKTAAGREVVVTGPTHLFRATRRYGTRFARLLRTVARAEEWHLEATIDDRGTERPLDLSHEDPIRVPDAAPVATVSFDSGVEADFAARFSNLDLPWDLVREPEPLATGTRVMIPDFAFDYRYGRPDSSAANESCDGDFRVYFEIMGFWTPEYVEKKLSQLESVEDVDLLVAVDESLGVGEEIAARDHRAIPYTDTVRVKDVVDVLREYERDLVAESAAALPDELVPDEDVISLADLAARRGVSEEALADASFPDHELVGRTLVRPRVLEDLADDLEAGMALGDAEAILDDAGLTDSSAALSRLGYRVEWEGLSGGTVRER
- a CDS encoding formate--tetrahydrofolate ligase, which gives rise to MSPPDPHPEDEDESVPDDLEIARAAAPSPISDVAAKLGFEPDDLERYGDHVAKPSVDALQRALEREATGNLVLVTAMTPTPQGEGKTVTTVGLGQALAKRGESAAVAIREPSLGPVFGIKGGAAGGGYSQVLPMEDINLHFTGDIHALTSAHNLVAAAVDAHLHHGADPPIDSRSVTWPRALDVNDRALREIVLGLGGQANGVPREGGFQITAASELMATLGLAEDYADLKARLERIVVAYDRDGDPVTVADLEVGGAVAALLRDALRPNLVQTIEGVPAFVHGGPFANIAHGTNTAIADRVGLAGAEYLVTEGGFGSELGAEKFVDVVTRQTGLAPEAAVLVVTVRALKRQGLSMWPSETERLAEPDVEAALDGLENALAHVEILERLGMPVVVALNRFPQDTDEEVDAVLEAFAERGIPAAESTVHRDGGEGGTELAQLVTDAVDEPGRGQPLYDSSATVREAIETVATEVYGARDVEYVDSAPDDLERIERLGLEELPVCLSKTPYSLSDDPERTGVPTDWTLTVREIRPAAGAGFLVALTGDVLTMPGLPSDPAATDVDLEADGTITGLF
- a CDS encoding universal stress protein produces the protein MTLSFDGRVIVPVADPDDAERTAATLAPKIEPTGTAVVVYVVEKAGGGIDKASVEQREGYAERIFERARQPLEAADVPVETEILYGTDVVETIFDGAIDWDADAVAFVPRQSNRLVELLTGDVARKLVRNAEIPVVALPQDGE
- a CDS encoding DEAD/DEAH box helicase family protein → MYAPPRPHDVAPIELEYEDGTIRVDGGDALEAIPWLEADQRTGGRRAPAYRYADLRATLDDSGLEYVDRVLDLDSLSALHSAYELRSYQREALDDWLATDRWDGRETSTRAPAGVLELPTGSGKTVAALKAIERLAVPTLVVVPTIDLLEQWARELEREFSLPVGRFGGGEQRREAITVSTYDSAYLKADVVGDRFGCVVFDEAHHLGGEGYREIARLLAAPARLGLTATFERPDGAHEVIEDVVGPRCHRVAVDELAGDHLADYDVKRLEVSLMPEEREEYDRNQEVFTNYLARSNLQLRSGSDYRELVKRSGSDPRAREALLAKQRAREIVFGSEAKVDALEEILDDHRDDRTIVFTAYNDLAYDVAERFLIPAITHQTGASERREILERFREGTYSRVVTSNVLDEGVDVPDANVAVVLSGSGSEREFTQRLGRILRPKADGGRALLYEVVSGDTAEERVADRRH
- a CDS encoding 30S ribosomal protein S17e, with the protein product MAIKPAYVKKTGNILLERYPDAFTTDFEQNKDSVEKLTNIDSKGVRNRIAGYVTRKKGAQVPA
- the asd gene encoding aspartate-semialdehyde dehydrogenase → MAVRVGVLGATGAVGQRLIGLLDPHPDFEIAALTASDSSAGEQYRDVAKWRVDSPIPEDVAEMTVTATDPDEVPDDVDLLFSSLPSSVGAEVEPGFCEAGYVLSSNSSNARMAEDVPLVIPEVNADHIDLLEVQRDERGWDGAMVKNPNCSTITFVPTLAALAEYGLETVHVATLQAVSGAGYDGVTSMEIIDNAIPYIGGEEDKLETESRKLLGTFDGAELELNDVEVGASCNRIPTIDGHLENVFVETEDELTPVEAADAMREYPSIDLPSSPDQLIEVFDEPDRPQPRLDRTLGDGMAIAAGGIRESTFGLQYNCLAHNTIRGAAGASVLNGELLLEKGYL
- a CDS encoding D-2-hydroxyacid dehydrogenase; this encodes MADEFDVLVLRKGTHGTPVEEYAAAIRERLPETDVRLARTPAEEREAIRDARFVTGMTLEEELLETAADLEVFACAYAGTGHLPLERLRERGVTVTNASGVHGPNMGEHVLGSILSFTRRFHVGARRQRRREWRHYRAHELQGSTVTVVGLGAIGRAVVERLEPFGVETIGVRYTPEKGGPTDEVVGFDDDAVHDALARTDYLVLACPLTDATRGLIDREAFVTLPPESVLVNVARGPVVDTDALVEALRSNWIRGASLDVTDPEPLPEDHPLWTFENVQITPHNAGHTPKYYERLADIVAENVDRIRETSETDGLENQVLP
- a CDS encoding sodium:proton antiporter, translated to MSVHVDLDLIALVAAIVAFGVTAQFLAAKYRVPSVLFLIVAGVTIGPEGLGVITTDTFGEALSTIVGVSVAIIVFEGSFRLEHETVRNAPRAVWWLITVGAAMAFVGTALTVRLLLGASLDVSLLVGALLVATGPTVITPILAVVPVREEVATTLETEGIVNDVTAAILAIVLFKAMTAQELAPRGYVFLFAQRLGMGILTGLAIAGVVWYLLTRVDLPEQAAPQTARLLALAGAVVAFAIADSVFSEAGIAAAATAGFTLGNLELPHRESILQFNQDVTLLVLSFVFITLAALLEFSELLALGVAGLAVVAVLTLLLRPLLVFVSTAGGGFSTHERLFISFVGPRGIVPASVATLFAIRLETETPPSDPAGAEVLLGTVFLVILVTVVVEAGFARQIAAALGVIQSDD
- a CDS encoding YgaP family membrane protein, whose protein sequence is MEKNVGGIDRTTRIVVGAFLTVAGVAGLAGYWAVGIAIGVAALLVGVILVVTGTTQKCPINEAAGVDTTR